From Klebsiella electrica, the proteins below share one genomic window:
- a CDS encoding ABC transporter permease, with product MSYQVEIRHRPGVWPRIRHTLSIISHEPANLLAALLLMLFSWIILAPVVSVLLNAVLVQSGDEGRTGAPEGTVTAYYLLRTLTSRMSELLLWTPMLNTLAVALSTVAGAIVVGVALAWLINRTDIAGRKWFATLLIVPFMLPSWTFALAWSTIFKNHAIGGQPGWLEAMGIQTPNWMAYGYFPIVTIMVLHYAPLVILIVGNALKRMDSQMEECARVLGASRNAIAFKIIIPLVRPALLSAALLIFADCIGEFALPYILGLPVHFDTLSTGLYRAIGTRQSGVAAVIATVIMLMGMLTLMLDMKMLREAKRFVTVGGKGVMERRSHLGRWRIAAGTIPLLFVALGVAIPLLTLFLSTIMILPGRFTADNFTLAYWIGHDLDTVALRNGILLTTEFWYTVWNTLLIVGSASVACGVLGLLVGYAVMRCHFRWMAACLRQLTFLPYLVPGIAFAAAFLSLFAVARGPLPALYGTPLILVLALIAEKMPYASRSGIAAMTQLGKEAEEAARIAGAGWFARIRRIVIPIQAAPLATGVLLPFISGIKGVSLFVILATPATDVLTTYSLRLIDYNYQQAANAVVLMIALISWAGTVIIQKITGTGLADGLEK from the coding sequence GTGTCTTACCAAGTTGAAATCCGCCACCGCCCAGGCGTGTGGCCCAGAATCCGTCATACGCTGTCGATTATCAGCCATGAACCCGCCAATCTGCTGGCCGCGCTGCTGCTGATGCTGTTCAGTTGGATAATCCTTGCCCCGGTAGTCTCGGTGCTGCTGAATGCGGTTCTGGTTCAGAGCGGCGATGAAGGCCGCACCGGCGCGCCCGAAGGCACCGTCACCGCCTATTACCTGCTGCGCACGCTGACCTCGCGGATGTCCGAACTGCTCCTGTGGACGCCGATGCTCAATACGCTGGCGGTGGCCCTGAGCACCGTGGCCGGGGCGATAGTGGTCGGCGTTGCGCTGGCGTGGCTTATCAACCGCACCGATATTGCCGGCAGAAAGTGGTTTGCCACCCTGCTGATCGTGCCGTTTATGCTGCCTTCCTGGACCTTCGCGCTGGCGTGGAGCACAATTTTCAAAAACCACGCCATCGGCGGACAGCCGGGCTGGCTGGAAGCCATGGGCATTCAGACGCCAAACTGGATGGCCTATGGCTACTTCCCTATCGTCACCATTATGGTGCTGCACTACGCCCCGCTGGTGATCCTGATTGTCGGTAACGCGCTAAAGCGCATGGACAGCCAGATGGAAGAGTGCGCCAGGGTGCTCGGCGCATCCCGCAACGCGATCGCCTTTAAAATCATTATTCCGCTGGTGCGCCCGGCGCTGCTTTCCGCCGCGCTGCTGATTTTTGCCGACTGCATCGGCGAGTTCGCCCTGCCCTATATCCTCGGTCTGCCGGTGCATTTCGATACCCTCTCCACCGGGCTGTATCGCGCTATCGGCACGCGCCAGTCCGGCGTGGCGGCGGTCATCGCCACGGTGATCATGCTGATGGGTATGCTAACCCTGATGCTGGATATGAAAATGCTGCGCGAGGCAAAACGCTTCGTCACCGTGGGCGGCAAGGGCGTGATGGAGCGCCGCAGCCATCTGGGCCGCTGGCGCATCGCCGCCGGGACAATACCGCTACTGTTCGTGGCACTCGGCGTGGCTATCCCGCTGCTGACCCTGTTCCTGTCGACCATTATGATCCTGCCGGGGCGCTTTACCGCCGATAACTTCACCCTCGCCTACTGGATCGGCCATGACCTCGATACGGTGGCGCTGCGTAACGGCATTCTCTTGACCACCGAGTTCTGGTACACGGTGTGGAACACGCTGCTGATCGTCGGCTCGGCGTCTGTCGCCTGCGGCGTGCTGGGGCTGCTGGTCGGCTACGCGGTGATGCGCTGCCATTTCCGCTGGATGGCCGCCTGCCTGCGCCAGCTAACTTTCCTGCCTTATCTGGTGCCCGGCATCGCCTTCGCCGCCGCCTTCCTGTCGTTGTTTGCGGTGGCCAGAGGACCGCTCCCGGCGCTGTACGGTACGCCGCTGATTCTGGTACTGGCACTGATCGCGGAAAAAATGCCGTACGCCAGCCGTTCCGGTATCGCCGCGATGACCCAGTTGGGCAAAGAAGCCGAAGAGGCGGCGCGCATTGCCGGAGCGGGTTGGTTCGCCCGTATCCGCCGCATCGTGATCCCAATTCAGGCCGCGCCGCTGGCCACCGGGGTACTGCTGCCGTTTATCTCAGGGATTAAAGGCGTAAGCCTGTTCGTGATCCTCGCCACCCCGGCGACCGATGTGCTGACCACCTATTCCCTGCGCCTGATTGACTACAACTACCAGCAGGCGGCCAACGCCGTGGTGCTGATGATTGCGCTAATTTCATGGGCTGGCACGGTGATTATCCAGAAGATCACCGGTACCGGTCTGGCTGACGGACTGGAGAAATAA
- a CDS encoding ABC transporter ATP-binding protein, which yields MPTIHLNNLTKTYPGSDTPAVNNINLTVKDGEFMCLLGPSGCGKTTILRMIAGIEHASGGEIRIGDKLVDSIAHGTYVPPEKRGIGLVFQSYALWPHMTVEQNVDFGLRLQKAPTHERIARCQDVMEKLRIADYAKRYPAQLSGGQQQRVALARMLAVNPGVLLLDEPLSNLDATLRLEMRAELRRLHETFGTTIVFVSHDQWEAMTLATTIAVMSAGHMQQVGTPDEIYATPANRFVAEFIGTPRLNMIPLNQPVSLLASHLQQRFNLLDRTLHCGIRPEEIVLSEGAGNNGITMTIDNIMPTGGSWVIELVAGEDRLFHSTQLRPRWQPRQQVHCQLPTHSLHFFNSSGLRHDIYAR from the coding sequence ATGCCGACGATTCATTTGAACAATCTCACCAAAACCTACCCCGGCAGCGATACGCCGGCGGTCAACAATATCAACCTGACGGTGAAAGATGGCGAGTTTATGTGCCTGCTGGGGCCGTCTGGCTGCGGGAAAACCACCATCCTGAGGATGATCGCCGGGATTGAGCATGCCAGCGGCGGCGAGATCCGCATTGGCGATAAGCTCGTCGATTCCATCGCCCATGGCACTTACGTGCCACCTGAAAAGCGTGGCATCGGCCTGGTGTTCCAGAGCTACGCGCTCTGGCCACATATGACCGTCGAACAGAACGTGGATTTTGGCCTGCGTCTGCAAAAGGCGCCTACCCACGAGCGTATCGCCCGTTGCCAGGACGTGATGGAAAAGCTGCGCATTGCCGATTACGCCAAACGCTATCCGGCACAGCTTTCCGGCGGTCAGCAGCAGCGCGTGGCCCTGGCGCGCATGCTGGCGGTGAACCCCGGCGTATTGCTGCTGGACGAACCGCTTTCCAACCTTGATGCCACCCTGCGTCTGGAGATGCGCGCCGAGCTGCGTCGGCTGCATGAAACCTTTGGCACCACCATCGTCTTCGTCAGCCACGATCAGTGGGAAGCGATGACCCTCGCCACGACCATTGCGGTGATGAGCGCCGGGCATATGCAGCAGGTCGGGACCCCGGATGAGATTTACGCCACCCCGGCCAACCGCTTTGTCGCCGAGTTTATCGGTACGCCGCGGCTGAATATGATCCCTCTGAACCAGCCGGTCAGCCTGCTCGCATCGCACCTTCAGCAGCGCTTTAACCTGCTCGATCGCACCCTGCACTGCGGCATTCGCCCGGAGGAGATCGTGCTCAGCGAAGGGGCTGGCAACAACGGTATTACGATGACCATCGACAACATTATGCCCACCGGCGGCAGCTGGGTGATTGAGCTGGTGGCCGGTGAAGATCGCCTGTTCCACTCCACGCAGTTGCGGCCGCGCTGGCAACCACGCCAGCAGGTGCACTGCCAGCTCCCGACCCACTCCCTGCACTTCTTTAACAGCAGCGGGCTGCGTCACGACATTTACGCACGTTAA
- a CDS encoding ABC transporter substrate-binding protein → MKRNLTAAVVTSALLGSTFAQAETVDLQQLIAAAKQEQPITVYASTGKIVQQAKAFSEQYGLQANGVKADAPQIIEIISREAQAKNVRADVAIVEDAPAGMTQLLNKGYVQSWVPDDLKGSIPARYQDPLTVVLAPNVFAYNTAHHATCPVTNLWQLTEPAWRGRVAMQDPTSKPAYTDWFSQMETHYDQQMRDAYQQQFGKPLQTDEKSATAAFVKALAGNGVLLTHSDNDAASAIGAPDGKTDFVGLVSTAKFRDNKQGMKLGLCGGLKPFIGWNYPSLGVVATGSKSPNTAKLFIHYLLTAEGIGPQGVDGKMSTNPAVKLPADEASGIEKYRGELMEYLTATAKEDWKSRQDWQDIWNLNYKK, encoded by the coding sequence ATGAAGCGCAATTTGACCGCCGCCGTTGTCACCAGCGCCCTGCTGGGCAGCACATTTGCTCAGGCTGAAACCGTCGATCTTCAGCAACTGATCGCCGCCGCGAAGCAGGAGCAGCCGATTACCGTCTATGCCTCCACCGGTAAAATCGTTCAGCAGGCGAAAGCCTTCAGCGAGCAGTACGGGCTACAGGCTAACGGCGTCAAGGCCGATGCCCCGCAGATTATTGAAATTATCAGCCGGGAAGCGCAGGCGAAAAACGTGCGGGCCGACGTCGCCATCGTTGAGGATGCCCCGGCGGGGATGACGCAGCTGCTGAACAAAGGGTATGTCCAGAGCTGGGTTCCGGACGATCTGAAAGGCAGCATTCCCGCGCGCTATCAGGATCCGCTGACCGTGGTACTGGCCCCGAACGTTTTTGCCTATAACACCGCCCATCACGCCACCTGCCCGGTGACGAATCTCTGGCAGCTGACCGAACCGGCCTGGCGGGGCCGTGTGGCAATGCAGGACCCGACCAGCAAACCGGCCTACACCGACTGGTTCAGCCAGATGGAAACCCACTACGACCAGCAGATGCGCGATGCCTATCAACAGCAGTTCGGCAAGCCGCTGCAAACCGATGAGAAATCCGCCACTGCGGCCTTTGTCAAAGCGCTGGCGGGCAACGGCGTGCTGCTGACCCATTCCGATAACGATGCGGCCTCGGCTATCGGTGCACCGGACGGTAAAACCGACTTCGTTGGCCTGGTATCCACCGCCAAATTCCGTGACAACAAGCAGGGCATGAAGCTGGGCCTGTGCGGTGGACTGAAGCCGTTTATCGGCTGGAATTATCCGAGCCTTGGCGTGGTGGCCACCGGCAGCAAAAGCCCGAACACCGCGAAGCTGTTTATTCACTATCTGCTGACTGCCGAAGGCATTGGTCCGCAGGGCGTGGATGGCAAAATGTCCACCAACCCGGCGGTAAAGCTGCCTGCCGATGAGGCTTCCGGTATCGAAAAATATCGCGGCGAGCTGATGGAATACCTGACAGCGACGGCGAAAGAGGACTGGAAAAGCCGCCAGGACTGGCAGGATATCTGGAACCTGAACTACAAAAAATAG
- a CDS encoding inositol monophosphatase family protein, translating to MTTLDIARREAALKRIVTEAGDTALHFFHSRQAGEYQLKGHQDILTEADTFVEALILQAIGDAFPDDLILGEESASQPASAESLWVVDPIDGTANFARGIAHFCVCIAWVHHGVTELGAIYNPSSQELYLARRGHYALKNDQPLRCTAVTDTQRAAVELGWSARHSQRRYLEVMASLLNLGTSVRRGGSGALALAWVAEGRTDGYVEIHMNAWDCLAGMLLVREAGGRTGIAPDTAEGIFNGLPVLAVAPGIAAELARAAGIPLAEDTAAKTATAGTTANTGETMTLREPDAAPACASTLPGAAEIPPAPQYPRPPISLIVEDFPGWEMDIYIGGSAGVSDAALLAEHDIGVVINCAVNLDIDWVNVPEPGAAAHLLSHGGGPVRYYKLGLIDGDGNAPEMLHAGYQLMRSALLQQIPDKASYRNRRRGNVLVNCRGGRSRSVALVALFMHLECPQRFPTLDAAMALIRDRRQLHPDEWFEAPKPSLIRLAEHAILRERAIAAAEPHDER from the coding sequence TTGACCACTCTCGATATTGCCCGGCGCGAAGCGGCGCTCAAACGCATTGTTACCGAGGCCGGGGACACCGCCCTGCACTTCTTCCACTCCCGTCAGGCAGGCGAATACCAACTGAAAGGCCACCAGGATATTCTCACCGAGGCCGATACCTTCGTTGAGGCGCTGATTCTACAGGCGATTGGCGACGCCTTCCCCGATGATCTGATCCTCGGCGAAGAGTCCGCCAGCCAGCCTGCCAGCGCGGAGAGTCTGTGGGTGGTCGATCCGATTGACGGCACCGCCAACTTTGCCCGCGGCATCGCCCACTTCTGCGTCTGCATTGCCTGGGTGCACCACGGCGTTACCGAACTGGGGGCGATTTATAACCCCTCAAGCCAGGAGCTGTATCTGGCGCGGCGCGGCCACTACGCGCTGAAAAACGACCAGCCGCTGCGCTGCACGGCGGTTACCGACACGCAGCGCGCCGCCGTTGAGCTGGGATGGTCTGCCCGCCACAGCCAGCGCCGCTATCTGGAGGTGATGGCATCGCTCCTGAATCTCGGCACCAGTGTGCGGCGCGGCGGTTCCGGCGCGCTGGCGCTGGCGTGGGTGGCGGAAGGCCGCACCGATGGCTACGTGGAAATTCATATGAACGCCTGGGACTGCCTGGCCGGAATGCTGCTGGTGCGCGAAGCCGGTGGACGAACTGGCATCGCGCCCGACACGGCAGAAGGGATTTTCAACGGTCTGCCGGTGCTGGCGGTTGCCCCCGGCATCGCCGCCGAACTGGCCCGTGCGGCGGGTATTCCGCTGGCGGAAGACACGGCTGCGAAAACCGCGACGGCGGGAACAACGGCCAACACTGGCGAGACGATGACACTCCGCGAACCGGACGCCGCTCCGGCTTGCGCCAGCACACTACCGGGCGCGGCGGAGATCCCCCCGGCGCCGCAATATCCCCGCCCGCCGATCAGTCTGATTGTGGAAGATTTTCCCGGCTGGGAAATGGATATCTATATCGGCGGATCCGCCGGGGTGAGCGATGCCGCGCTGCTGGCGGAGCACGATATCGGGGTGGTGATTAACTGTGCGGTGAATCTCGACATCGACTGGGTCAACGTGCCGGAACCCGGAGCCGCCGCACATCTGCTCTCCCACGGCGGCGGGCCGGTTCGTTACTACAAGCTGGGGCTGATCGATGGCGACGGCAACGCGCCGGAGATGCTGCACGCGGGCTATCAACTGATGCGCTCGGCGCTGCTGCAACAAATCCCGGATAAAGCCTCCTACCGCAACCGGCGGCGCGGCAATGTACTGGTCAACTGCCGCGGCGGCCGCAGCCGCTCGGTGGCGTTAGTCGCACTGTTTATGCACCTGGAGTGCCCGCAGCGCTTCCCGACGCTTGATGCCGCAATGGCGTTAATCCGCGATCGCCGACAGCTCCATCCGGATGAATGGTTTGAAGCGCCAAAACCGTCACTGATCCGCCTGGCGGAACATGCCATCCTTCGCGAACGGGCGATAGCCGCAGCGGAACCGCATGATGAACGATAA